In one window of Cytophagaceae bacterium ABcell3 DNA:
- the fabG gene encoding 3-oxoacyl-ACP reductase FabG yields MSADLKNLAGKIAIVTGGADGIGKKAVEFLAGSCDKVVIWDIDEEKGQKLAEELGKDNVMFCHVDTTKYVSVEEAAKVVFGKFGRIDVLINNAGITRCATLTKMTTEQWQQIIDVNLTGVFNCTKVVASYMVQGEFGRIINVCSLAGIYGSVGQTNYSATKSGVIGITKVWARELSKHNITVNVIAPGFIETKDMHQVPEKSLKTIKNKIPVGRLGKPEDVANAYLFLISDLASYITGSVINVDGGYVL; encoded by the coding sequence ATGTCCGCAGATTTGAAAAACTTAGCTGGAAAGATTGCAATAGTTACCGGTGGGGCTGATGGTATTGGTAAAAAAGCTGTTGAGTTTCTTGCCGGAAGCTGTGATAAAGTAGTGATTTGGGACATAGATGAGGAAAAAGGCCAAAAACTTGCCGAAGAGCTGGGAAAGGATAATGTGATGTTTTGTCATGTTGATACGACTAAATATGTTTCGGTGGAGGAAGCCGCCAAGGTGGTCTTTGGTAAGTTTGGTCGCATAGATGTTTTGATAAACAATGCGGGCATTACACGTTGTGCTACATTGACAAAAATGACTACTGAACAGTGGCAGCAAATCATCGATGTCAATTTAACAGGCGTGTTCAATTGTACCAAAGTGGTTGCTTCTTATATGGTTCAAGGTGAATTTGGAAGGATTATCAATGTTTGTTCTTTGGCTGGGATATATGGAAGTGTGGGACAAACAAATTACTCTGCCACGAAATCAGGAGTTATAGGAATTACAAAAGTGTGGGCTAGAGAACTTAGCAAGCATAATATTACTGTAAATGTAATTGCGCCCGGCTTTATAGAAACCAAAGACATGCATCAGGTGCCTGAGAAAAGCCTAAAAACAATTAAAAACAAAATTCCGGTGGGGCGACTGGGAAAACCGGAGGATGTTGCCAATGCTTACCTGTTTCTTATTTCTGACTTAGCCTCCTATATAACAGGATCTGTTATCAATGTGGATGGAGGATACGTTTTGTAA
- a CDS encoding glucose dehydrogenase: MRGVLSFFFLLIFSFTIFSCYRTKSSDGGGNISKVKERTINTEDIALPEGYQIEAVATGLTFPTGIAQDEQGLLYVVESGYAYGEVWTEPRLLRVTPDGEKTVMVTGNDNGPWNGIDYYNGQFYIAEGGQLGGGKILRVDYEGMIDTLLSDLPSVGDHHTNGPKVHDGYIYFSQGTATNSAIVGKDNQEFGWLDRQPHFHDIPCKDITLTGQNFETDYVLSANEDDRARTGAFVPFNTTTSPGEVIEGSIPCTGAILRMPLEGGEPELVAWGLRNAYGMAFTDNGQLYATENAYDNRGSRPVWGAGDVLWEIIDDHWYGFPDFSAGKPIDDDEFKAPGEPAPAPLLQEVPTIIPQPTAILGVHSSSNGLDFSKNDEFGYKGQAFIAQFGDMAPQVGKVMAPVGFKVVRVDPGTGQVSDFVVNKGRKNGPASWQEHGGIERPNDILFSADGQAMYIVDFGIVKTTDDGPEPQKETGVIWKVSRKP, translated from the coding sequence ATGAGAGGAGTATTATCATTTTTCTTTTTATTGATTTTTTCCTTTACCATTTTTTCCTGCTATAGGACCAAATCGTCTGATGGAGGCGGAAATATTAGCAAGGTCAAAGAAAGAACAATTAATACCGAAGACATTGCACTACCAGAAGGTTACCAAATTGAAGCAGTAGCCACTGGATTAACCTTTCCTACAGGTATTGCCCAAGACGAACAAGGGCTTTTATATGTGGTAGAGTCAGGATATGCTTATGGCGAAGTATGGACAGAACCTAGGCTTTTGAGAGTAACTCCTGACGGAGAAAAAACAGTAATGGTAACAGGTAATGACAATGGCCCTTGGAATGGCATAGATTATTATAATGGCCAATTTTATATAGCAGAGGGTGGTCAACTCGGAGGCGGAAAAATACTAAGAGTAGACTATGAAGGAATGATAGATACATTATTGTCAGATTTACCAAGTGTAGGCGACCACCACACCAATGGCCCAAAAGTCCACGATGGCTATATATATTTCTCGCAAGGAACAGCTACAAATTCGGCCATAGTAGGAAAAGACAACCAAGAATTTGGGTGGCTAGACCGACAGCCACACTTTCACGACATTCCATGTAAAGACATTACCCTAACAGGTCAAAACTTTGAAACGGATTATGTATTGTCCGCCAATGAAGATGACCGCGCACGTACAGGAGCCTTTGTCCCGTTTAACACCACCACCTCCCCTGGTGAAGTAATAGAAGGAAGCATACCGTGCACAGGTGCTATTTTAAGAATGCCCTTAGAAGGAGGCGAGCCAGAGCTAGTAGCCTGGGGACTTAGGAATGCTTATGGCATGGCATTTACTGACAACGGCCAATTATATGCTACCGAAAATGCGTATGACAACAGAGGCAGTAGGCCAGTTTGGGGCGCTGGTGATGTATTGTGGGAAATAATTGATGACCACTGGTATGGATTCCCGGATTTTTCTGCAGGAAAGCCCATAGATGATGATGAATTTAAAGCTCCGGGAGAACCTGCACCTGCACCACTTCTACAAGAAGTGCCCACGATCATTCCACAACCGACCGCTATATTGGGCGTCCACTCGTCTTCGAATGGGTTAGACTTTTCCAAAAATGATGAGTTTGGGTATAAAGGACAAGCTTTTATAGCCCAATTTGGGGACATGGCACCTCAAGTAGGCAAGGTAATGGCTCCGGTGGGTTTTAAAGTAGTAAGAGTAGACCCCGGGACAGGCCAGGTTTCAGACTTTGTTGTGAATAAAGGTAGAAAAAACGGCCCTGCCTCTTGGCAAGAGCATGGAGGCATAGAACGGCCAAATGACATTCTGTTCAGTGCAGATGGCCAAGCCATGTATATTGTAGATTTTGGGATAGTAAAAACGACAGACGACGGCCCTGAACCTCAAAAAGAAACAGGAGTAATATGGAAAGTTTCAAGAAAGCCTTGA
- a CDS encoding o-succinylbenzoate synthase: protein MKLRASYQKYNLKFKFDAGTSRGVLKDKNTWFVKLYHPENPEVFGFGEAGPLKGLSVDDRPDFETQLSTICQLINEGQPLPSINFNEFPSIAFALETALADLENGGKKTIVDTSFSQGKEGIPINGLIWMGAEEFMAEQLKDKLAQGYACIKIKIGAIDFEAECRLLQFIRSQYSAREMEIRVDANGAFDPDDALKKLDRLAVYDLHSIEQPIKQGQFEKMHEVCKHSPVPVALDEELIGMAGREEEVLDRIRPQFIILKPTLLGGMQASETWISCAEKFGIGWWITSALESNIGLNAIAQFTSQFNVEMPQGLGTGQLYHNNIPSPLVIQTGKLLYKANHMWDVGFLKKGWCCDEVHVDNRSEQRDR, encoded by the coding sequence ATGAAATTACGAGCTTCTTACCAGAAATATAATCTAAAGTTTAAATTTGATGCAGGTACCTCAAGAGGGGTCTTGAAGGATAAAAATACTTGGTTTGTTAAACTGTACCATCCTGAAAACCCCGAGGTGTTTGGGTTCGGAGAGGCTGGACCATTGAAGGGGTTGAGTGTAGATGATAGGCCAGACTTTGAGACGCAGTTGTCAACTATTTGCCAGTTGATTAACGAAGGCCAACCTTTGCCATCTATTAATTTCAATGAGTTCCCTTCTATCGCATTTGCTTTGGAAACAGCCCTTGCTGATTTGGAAAACGGAGGTAAGAAAACGATTGTTGATACTTCTTTTTCTCAAGGGAAAGAAGGTATACCTATCAATGGCCTGATATGGATGGGGGCGGAGGAGTTTATGGCTGAACAGCTAAAGGACAAGCTGGCACAGGGGTATGCATGTATAAAAATTAAAATTGGGGCTATTGATTTTGAAGCTGAATGCCGCCTTCTTCAGTTTATACGATCTCAGTATTCTGCCCGTGAGATGGAAATTCGAGTTGATGCCAATGGAGCCTTTGATCCGGATGATGCATTGAAAAAGCTGGATCGACTGGCTGTCTATGACCTCCACTCTATAGAACAGCCTATCAAGCAAGGACAGTTTGAGAAAATGCACGAAGTGTGTAAACATTCACCTGTGCCCGTAGCGCTTGACGAGGAACTTATAGGCATGGCTGGGAGGGAGGAAGAGGTGTTGGATAGAATAAGGCCTCAGTTTATTATTCTTAAACCTACCTTGTTAGGAGGAATGCAGGCATCTGAAACTTGGATCAGTTGCGCCGAGAAATTCGGTATAGGTTGGTGGATTACTTCTGCTTTAGAGTCCAATATTGGCTTAAATGCCATTGCTCAATTTACTTCTCAGTTTAATGTGGAAATGCCTCAGGGCCTTGGGACGGGGCAACTTTATCACAACAATATTCCTTCTCCACTGGTTATTCAAACAGGGAAGCTTCTTTACAAAGCTAACCACATGTGGGATGTTGGATTTTTAAAGAAAGGGTGGTGTTGTGATGAAGTACACGTTGATAACCGGAGCGAGCAGAGGGATAGGTGA
- a CDS encoding BamA/TamA family outer membrane protein: MPLLIILLLFLSFPAVSGGTAEEGPYIVIQEIVIEGNKRTRDKIIRRELDISVGDTIQAQHIHQHFLTNKNRVFNTGLFLEVEVYMRGKSPIEKALVVEVKERWYTYPIPILELADRNFNEWWEVRDRDIRRTNLGIDFRQKNMRGMNETLKIKLQGGFDNKAEMFYVIPYLDSAQQFGLNMYVSYITNKQIAYRTTNHMLAFHEDERFIKHRFSTGFMFTYRRKFYETHQLGLSFYHSSVGDTVAVLNPDYFLDGRTSQTMLALKYAWINDRRDIVYYPLKGHLMMAEAEKLGLGLFNDINQLDLRGEFSLYRPLGKNWFWAGTIRQKLSFPGRQPYFNIRGLGYLTDVVSGYELYVIDGQHYSLGKINLKKRIFYTEKKVNAMPNQKFKSIPIGLYLKAHADAGYVHHPFPEPDNLRLTNTLLYGAGMGLDFVTYYDIVVRLEYSLNRMMESGFFVHFKASI; encoded by the coding sequence ATGCCCCTTTTAATTATTTTATTACTTTTCCTATCATTTCCAGCAGTATCAGGGGGCACTGCAGAAGAGGGACCATATATCGTCATACAAGAAATTGTCATTGAAGGTAACAAAAGGACAAGAGACAAAATCATAAGACGGGAGCTGGATATTAGTGTTGGGGACACCATTCAAGCCCAACATATCCACCAACACTTTTTAACCAACAAAAACCGTGTATTCAACACCGGTTTATTTTTAGAAGTGGAAGTTTATATGCGAGGGAAATCTCCCATTGAAAAAGCGCTGGTGGTAGAGGTAAAAGAGCGTTGGTATACATACCCTATCCCCATTCTCGAACTAGCCGACAGAAACTTCAATGAATGGTGGGAAGTTCGAGACAGAGATATTAGAAGGACAAACCTAGGCATTGATTTCCGGCAGAAAAATATGCGAGGAATGAATGAGACCCTCAAGATTAAACTGCAAGGAGGTTTTGACAATAAAGCCGAAATGTTTTATGTCATCCCATATTTGGACAGTGCCCAGCAGTTTGGCTTAAACATGTACGTCTCTTATATAACCAACAAGCAAATTGCCTACCGTACTACCAACCATATGCTGGCCTTTCATGAAGACGAACGCTTTATAAAGCACCGTTTCAGCACAGGATTTATGTTTACCTATAGAAGAAAGTTCTACGAAACCCACCAATTAGGGCTTTCCTTCTATCACTCTTCCGTAGGAGACACTGTTGCAGTCCTTAACCCTGACTACTTTCTCGATGGCCGAACATCACAAACCATGTTGGCCCTGAAGTACGCATGGATAAACGACCGAAGAGATATTGTTTACTACCCATTAAAGGGGCACCTAATGATGGCAGAGGCTGAAAAACTTGGGCTAGGTTTGTTCAACGACATTAACCAGCTAGACCTACGTGGAGAATTTTCCTTATATAGGCCATTAGGGAAAAACTGGTTTTGGGCTGGTACTATTAGGCAAAAGCTATCCTTTCCTGGCCGCCAGCCTTACTTCAACATAAGGGGCTTAGGCTACCTGACCGATGTCGTAAGCGGCTATGAACTATATGTGATAGATGGGCAGCATTACTCTTTAGGTAAAATAAACCTAAAAAAGCGGATTTTTTACACAGAAAAAAAGGTCAATGCAATGCCCAACCAGAAATTTAAATCTATCCCTATTGGCCTATATCTTAAAGCCCATGCAGACGCAGGTTATGTCCACCACCCTTTTCCCGAACCTGACAACCTCCGTTTGACCAATACTTTACTCTACGGTGCCGGCATGGGATTGGACTTTGTAACTTACTATGACATAGTCGTTCGGCTCGAATATTCTCTAAACCGTATGATGGAAAGCGGATTTTTTGTACATTTCAAGGCATCAATCTGA
- the acs gene encoding acetate--CoA ligase, producing MPYKISSFQEYQEEYNKSINNPEQFWDEKASHFLWRHKWDKVLEWDFETPDVRWFLNGKLNITENCLERHLHKRADKPAIIWEANNPKEASRTLTYKELLFEVSKFSNVLIKNGIGKGDRVCLYMPMVPELAIAVLACARVGAIHSVVFAGFSANALAERINDASAKMVITTDGGYRGAKNLPVKEVVDQALEKCQCTSSVVVYQRTGEKVEMKPGRDMWWHEEMSSVSEENFAVEMDAENPLFILYTSGSTGKPKGVVHSCGGYMVYAGYTFQNVFQYEEGDIYWCTADIGWITGHTYLIYGPLLSGATTVMFEGVPTYPDAGRFWQVVDKHKVNIFYTAPTAIRALMGSGLDFVKPYKLDSLKVLGSVGEPINEEAWHWYHKNIGKEKCPVVDTWWQTETAGIMIAPLAGITPAKPSFATLPLPGIQPILVDNEGNEITENGVEGNLCIKFPWPSIIRTIWGDHERCKNTYFSTYKNKYFTGDGCKRDDKGNYRILGRVDDVLNVSGHRMGTAEIENAIDEHPQVMESAVVGYPHDIKGQGIYAYVICDRKIEDEDFLRNEILGLITKLIGPIAKPDKIQIVSGLPKTRSGKIMRRVLRKIAEGDTSNLGDTSTLVDPGVVDEIKAGRL from the coding sequence ATGCCATATAAAATTTCCAGTTTTCAAGAGTATCAAGAGGAATATAATAAAAGCATAAATAACCCAGAACAGTTTTGGGATGAAAAGGCCTCTCATTTTTTATGGCGCCACAAGTGGGACAAAGTGCTGGAGTGGGATTTTGAAACGCCTGATGTCCGCTGGTTTTTGAATGGTAAATTGAATATAACCGAAAACTGTCTGGAACGTCACCTGCATAAGAGAGCAGATAAGCCAGCTATAATATGGGAAGCAAACAATCCAAAGGAAGCTTCTCGAACTTTGACATACAAAGAGCTGCTTTTTGAAGTTTCCAAGTTTTCTAATGTATTGATAAAAAATGGCATTGGAAAAGGGGACAGGGTTTGCTTGTACATGCCTATGGTGCCTGAGTTGGCCATTGCTGTATTGGCTTGTGCCAGGGTAGGGGCTATACATTCAGTTGTTTTTGCTGGGTTTTCTGCCAATGCGCTTGCCGAACGGATCAATGATGCTTCTGCTAAAATGGTTATAACCACCGATGGTGGCTATAGAGGCGCAAAAAACCTTCCTGTAAAAGAAGTAGTAGACCAAGCCTTGGAAAAATGCCAATGTACATCAAGTGTTGTGGTATACCAGAGGACTGGTGAGAAGGTAGAAATGAAGCCGGGAAGGGATATGTGGTGGCATGAGGAGATGTCTTCTGTGTCTGAGGAGAACTTTGCCGTTGAAATGGATGCTGAAAACCCACTGTTTATCCTATACACCTCTGGCTCTACCGGCAAACCCAAAGGGGTTGTTCATTCTTGTGGGGGGTATATGGTTTATGCCGGTTATACTTTTCAAAATGTTTTTCAGTACGAGGAGGGTGATATCTACTGGTGTACTGCTGATATTGGCTGGATTACAGGGCATACCTATTTAATTTATGGGCCATTACTGTCAGGTGCCACTACTGTTATGTTTGAAGGGGTACCTACCTATCCGGACGCAGGTAGGTTCTGGCAAGTGGTAGACAAACATAAAGTTAATATTTTCTATACAGCCCCAACAGCTATACGGGCATTGATGGGAAGTGGCCTTGACTTTGTAAAGCCTTATAAATTGGACTCCTTAAAAGTACTTGGTTCTGTAGGAGAACCTATTAATGAGGAGGCTTGGCACTGGTATCATAAAAACATAGGTAAGGAGAAATGCCCTGTAGTGGATACCTGGTGGCAAACTGAAACTGCTGGAATCATGATAGCACCACTTGCTGGTATAACGCCTGCCAAACCTTCTTTTGCCACTCTACCTTTGCCGGGTATCCAACCTATTTTGGTTGATAATGAAGGAAATGAAATTACAGAAAATGGGGTGGAAGGGAATCTTTGTATTAAATTTCCATGGCCTTCTATCATCAGGACTATTTGGGGAGACCATGAAAGGTGTAAAAATACCTATTTTTCGACCTATAAAAATAAGTACTTTACCGGCGATGGTTGTAAACGTGATGATAAAGGCAATTATAGGATTTTAGGTAGGGTAGACGATGTACTAAATGTTTCTGGACATAGAATGGGTACAGCTGAAATTGAGAATGCCATAGATGAGCACCCGCAAGTAATGGAATCTGCTGTAGTAGGATACCCGCATGACATAAAAGGGCAAGGAATTTATGCTTATGTTATTTGCGACCGGAAGATTGAAGATGAAGATTTTCTTAGAAATGAAATATTAGGGTTGATAACAAAACTGATTGGCCCTATTGCAAAACCTGATAAAATCCAGATTGTAAGTGGACTGCCAAAGACTAGGTCTGGTAAAATCATGAGAAGGGTACTGAGGAAAATTGCAGAAGGAGATACCTCTAACTTAGGAGATACTTCTACTTTGGTAGATCCAGGGGTTGTAGATGAGATTAAAGCAGGAAGGTTATAA
- a CDS encoding DUF2027 domain-containing protein, with product MRPGTKVRLLHGKEQGIVRNIKEGNLVEVEIEDGFIIPVMKKELVVVSEEESVSFSARDEDVTIPDTPSGHDEGIYLAYIPFNDRVFHQYIINNTGHEILFTLHEQNGFKFNGSYSGLISRKSSIKTGERDVSRFDEWPTMIFQALFYNVKPGIVNEPLVKKLQPTAKSFYKHKRLSPILNKEGHVFQIDESVKEVDPNKLKEALSEKQQQEKIRTERPPSEVDLHIDQLLKKPGVTTGVSILDIQLREFEKYLENAIASEMKQITFIHGVGNGTLKNKIHNHLKKHKQVKSFSEARPDKFGYGATLVIFY from the coding sequence ATGAGACCTGGAACTAAAGTAAGATTATTACATGGAAAAGAACAAGGGATTGTCAGAAACATAAAAGAAGGCAACTTGGTCGAAGTAGAAATTGAGGATGGCTTCATTATCCCTGTAATGAAAAAAGAGCTCGTCGTTGTTTCTGAAGAAGAGTCAGTTTCTTTTTCGGCAAGAGACGAAGACGTAACGATACCTGATACCCCAAGTGGACATGACGAAGGTATATACTTGGCATATATCCCTTTCAATGATAGAGTTTTCCATCAATACATTATCAACAATACAGGACATGAAATTCTGTTTACGCTTCATGAGCAAAACGGGTTCAAGTTTAATGGAAGCTACTCAGGACTAATAAGCAGAAAGTCTTCTATAAAAACCGGTGAAAGAGATGTTAGCCGCTTTGATGAATGGCCAACTATGATTTTCCAAGCGTTGTTTTATAATGTAAAACCAGGCATTGTCAATGAGCCACTGGTCAAGAAACTTCAACCAACAGCCAAATCATTTTATAAGCATAAAAGGCTATCGCCTATCTTAAACAAGGAAGGACATGTATTCCAAATAGACGAATCGGTTAAAGAGGTTGATCCAAACAAATTAAAAGAAGCACTCTCTGAAAAACAGCAACAGGAAAAGATCAGAACAGAGCGTCCTCCCTCAGAAGTAGACCTTCATATTGACCAACTGTTAAAAAAACCGGGCGTAACTACCGGAGTCAGTATTCTTGACATCCAATTGCGGGAGTTCGAAAAGTACCTTGAAAATGCTATCGCATCAGAAATGAAGCAAATCACTTTTATCCATGGAGTTGGCAATGGAACCCTAAAAAACAAGATCCATAATCATTTAAAAAAACATAAGCAGGTAAAGTCTTTTTCAGAAGCCCGCCCTGACAAATTTGGGTATGGAGCCACATTGGTTATATTTTACTGA
- a CDS encoding cytochrome c, with product MESFKKALILFTVIGLWQACAPRKSEPIASPLEIKSEEVLEGQKLFMHYCHKCHPHGEAGLGTAINNNPSPQFMKRFQVRHGLGVMPSFDTEKISREELRNISAYLRALQRN from the coding sequence ATGGAAAGTTTCAAGAAAGCCTTGATCCTATTTACTGTCATAGGGCTCTGGCAAGCATGTGCGCCCAGAAAAAGTGAGCCTATTGCAAGCCCATTGGAGATAAAATCAGAAGAAGTTCTGGAAGGGCAAAAGCTTTTTATGCACTATTGCCATAAGTGCCACCCTCATGGAGAAGCTGGGTTAGGTACTGCCATAAACAACAACCCATCACCGCAATTTATGAAAAGGTTTCAGGTCAGACACGGCTTAGGTGTCATGCCATCTTTTGACACTGAAAAAATTTCCAGAGAAGAACTACGAAATATTTCCGCCTATCTACGTGCCTTACAACGCAATTAA
- a CDS encoding SDR family oxidoreductase has product MNLSLSGKRAMVCGSTSGIGKAAAVELALLGAEIVLVARNESKLRLFAEELKDLTGRKHKYLVADFNDPAGVKNTVDDFLADEACQIEILVNNTGGPAGGPIFEAATQEFENAFSAHLICNHLLVQALVPSMRSAGYGRVINIVSTSVKEPLPNLGVSNTIRAAVAGWAKTLSGELATDGITVNNVLPGYTFTPRLQSLIKAKADKTGKSIEEVKTEMKGETPANRFADPEEVAALVAFLATPAAAYVNGTSIPVDGGRVKSF; this is encoded by the coding sequence ATGAATCTTAGTCTATCGGGAAAAAGAGCCATGGTATGCGGCAGTACCAGTGGCATAGGAAAGGCTGCTGCAGTAGAGCTGGCTTTGTTGGGAGCAGAAATTGTGCTTGTAGCCAGAAATGAAAGCAAACTTCGTTTGTTTGCGGAGGAACTTAAAGACCTGACGGGTCGAAAACATAAGTACCTTGTGGCCGATTTCAACGATCCGGCAGGAGTTAAAAACACAGTGGATGATTTTTTGGCAGATGAGGCTTGTCAAATAGAAATTCTTGTGAACAATACTGGCGGCCCAGCAGGAGGGCCTATTTTTGAGGCTGCTACTCAGGAGTTTGAGAATGCTTTTTCCGCTCATTTAATATGCAATCATTTGCTTGTTCAAGCTTTAGTGCCAAGCATGAGGAGCGCAGGGTATGGGAGGGTAATTAATATTGTTTCTACTTCAGTTAAAGAGCCGCTTCCTAATTTGGGGGTTTCCAATACCATCCGTGCAGCAGTGGCTGGATGGGCCAAAACTTTATCTGGAGAACTTGCGACAGATGGCATTACTGTCAATAATGTTTTGCCTGGCTATACTTTTACCCCTAGGTTACAGTCCCTGATCAAGGCAAAAGCTGATAAAACCGGGAAAAGCATAGAAGAGGTTAAGACAGAAATGAAGGGGGAAACACCTGCCAATCGTTTTGCTGACCCTGAAGAGGTGGCAGCGCTTGTGGCCTTTTTAGCAACACCTGCTGCTGCATACGTAAACGGAACCAGTATTCCTGTAGATGGTGGTAGGGTTAAATCTTTTTAA
- a CDS encoding sigma-54 dependent transcriptional regulator, whose translation MSKILIIDDEKSIRSTLKEILEYESYQVEEAKDGEEGLGMLKKNDYDVVLCDVKMPKMDGIEVLDKAQELGKDVQFIMISAHGTIDTAVDATKKGAYDFLQKPPDLNRLLLTVKNALDKSSLVTETKTLKKKINKTSDILGESDAIKQVLKTIDKVAPTDARVFITGPNGSGKELVARWLHYKSERANGPLIEVNCAAIPSELIESELFGHEKGAFTSAVKQRIGKFEQANGGTLFLDEIGDMSLSAQAKVLRALQENKITRVGGDKDIKVDVRIVAATNKDIKEEIKENRFREDLFHRIGVILIHVPPLNERRDDIPSLIDKFLTDIAGEYGKPVKEIEPDAVKYLQGLNWPGNIRELKNVVERLVIMSDKTITLSDAKAYTAFNR comes from the coding sequence ATGTCAAAAATCCTCATTATTGATGACGAAAAAAGCATCAGAAGTACTTTAAAAGAAATTCTTGAATACGAAAGCTATCAGGTAGAAGAAGCAAAAGACGGAGAGGAAGGCTTGGGCATGTTAAAGAAAAACGATTACGACGTTGTTTTGTGTGATGTTAAAATGCCCAAAATGGATGGTATTGAAGTACTTGACAAAGCTCAAGAACTCGGAAAAGATGTACAGTTCATTATGATTTCTGCCCATGGCACCATTGACACTGCTGTAGATGCTACCAAAAAAGGAGCTTATGATTTTCTACAAAAGCCACCAGACTTAAACAGACTTTTGCTTACCGTAAAAAATGCACTGGACAAATCTTCGCTAGTAACAGAAACAAAGACACTAAAAAAGAAAATCAACAAAACCAGTGATATACTAGGCGAATCTGACGCCATAAAACAAGTACTAAAAACTATTGATAAAGTTGCTCCTACAGACGCAAGGGTTTTCATTACCGGCCCCAATGGTTCTGGTAAGGAACTGGTCGCAAGATGGCTACATTACAAAAGCGAACGTGCTAACGGTCCTTTAATAGAGGTAAACTGTGCAGCCATTCCTTCAGAGCTTATAGAGAGTGAGCTATTTGGACATGAAAAAGGCGCTTTTACCTCTGCGGTTAAGCAACGTATAGGGAAGTTTGAGCAAGCCAATGGCGGAACCCTTTTTCTTGATGAAATCGGTGACATGAGCCTTTCTGCCCAGGCAAAAGTCCTCAGGGCCTTACAAGAAAATAAAATAACAAGGGTTGGTGGCGACAAGGACATAAAAGTTGATGTGCGAATTGTAGCGGCTACCAATAAAGACATTAAAGAGGAAATTAAGGAAAACAGGTTCAGAGAAGACCTTTTTCACCGGATTGGGGTGATTCTTATTCACGTACCTCCGCTCAACGAAAGAAGAGACGATATTCCATCACTTATTGATAAGTTTTTGACTGATATTGCTGGAGAATATGGCAAACCAGTCAAGGAAATAGAGCCTGATGCAGTAAAATACCTGCAAGGGCTAAACTGGCCTGGCAATATCAGGGAATTAAAGAATGTGGTAGAGCGCTTGGTAATCATGAGCGACAAAACCATTACCCTAAGTGACGCAAAGGCATATACTGCGTTTAACAGATAG
- a CDS encoding SDR family oxidoreductase, with amino-acid sequence MKYTLITGASRGIGEAIARYCASANMNLILVARSAEALEKVSKEIVDEHQVDIKTFAADLTSPGRVKDLFHWCKAQDYDVNMLVNNAGVACYGKFDDLSYDEQMSVVNLNINTTVNLTYTFLPMLKEQGRAYILNMASTACYQAIPYMSVYAATQAFLQSFSLGIRNELKGENVYVSCVCPGPTATDFFEKSGLAGLPVNSKEVKMSPEEVAETAIQGTLEKVAEIVPGTSNTLGAYFSKLFPNKWVVKMVENYFHPKVSTV; translated from the coding sequence ATGAAGTACACGTTGATAACCGGAGCGAGCAGAGGGATAGGTGAGGCAATAGCAAGATATTGTGCATCGGCAAATATGAATCTCATATTGGTGGCAAGGTCGGCAGAGGCTCTGGAAAAAGTGTCCAAGGAAATTGTGGATGAACACCAGGTTGATATTAAAACTTTTGCCGCAGACCTTACCTCCCCAGGACGTGTAAAAGACCTATTCCATTGGTGCAAAGCTCAGGATTATGATGTGAATATGCTGGTCAACAATGCAGGTGTAGCCTGTTATGGTAAATTTGATGACCTTTCATACGATGAACAAATGTCTGTGGTAAACCTAAACATCAATACCACAGTAAATCTCACCTATACGTTCCTGCCAATGCTTAAAGAACAGGGTCGGGCTTATATTTTAAATATGGCTAGTACGGCATGTTACCAAGCAATTCCTTATATGAGCGTTTATGCGGCTACTCAGGCCTTTCTGCAGTCTTTTAGTTTAGGTATTCGTAATGAGTTAAAAGGGGAAAATGTATATGTTTCTTGTGTTTGCCCTGGGCCTACAGCAACCGATTTTTTCGAAAAATCTGGATTAGCTGGTTTGCCGGTTAACTCTAAGGAGGTTAAAATGTCGCCAGAAGAAGTCGCAGAAACTGCCATTCAAGGAACCTTAGAGAAAGTTGCTGAAATTGTTCCCGGTACTAGTAATACGCTTGGAGCTTATTTTAGTAAGCTATTTCCAAATAAATGGGTGGTAAAAATGGTAGAAAACTATTTTCACCCAAAGGTTTCTACGGTTTAA